One genomic region from Phragmites australis chromosome 1, lpPhrAust1.1, whole genome shotgun sequence encodes:
- the LOC133922373 gene encoding phosphatidylglycerophosphate phosphatase 1, chloroplastic/mitochondrial-like encodes MLGPPPVVPLRPRAPRPTALPTPRTAKPNTDPTTTTTTTSSTASAGKAATMGAAAWWRRALGQRLNPAGVAAVAAVAASEPRLALPHVSLQDIRWLDWAELRHAGFRGVVFDKDNTLTAPYVPALWPPLADAFDQCRATFPPGALAIYSNSAGLKEYDPDGVDAKVIEAAIEGIHVIRHDIKKPGGTAKEIESYFGCSASNLVLVGDRYFTDVVYGNRNGFLTVLTEPLNFANESYIVRMVRKLEAYIISYWYKKGHKPIKHPLLPDARRIVKFDPYDDSSGSKSIA; translated from the exons ATGCTGGGGCCACCGCCGGTGGTGCCACTACGCCCTCGTGCTCCGCGTCCCACCGCGCTTCCGACCCCCAGAACCGCAAAACCTAACACCGACCcgacaaccaccaccaccaccaccagtagCACCGCCTCCGCGGGCAAAGCGGCTACCATGGGCGCGGCGGCATGGTGGCGGCGCGCGCTGGGGCAGCGGCTCAACCCGGCCGGCGTGGCCGCGGTGGCGGCCGTCGCGGCGTCCGAGCCGCGCCTGGCGCTGCCGCACGTGTCGTTGCAGGACATCCGGTGGCTGGACTGGGCCGAGCTCCGCCACGCCGGATTCCGCGGCGTCGTCTTCGACAAGGACAACACCCTCACCGCGCCCTACGTTCCCGCGCTCTGGCCGCCGCTCGCCGACGCGTTCGACCAGTGCCGCGCCACATTCCCGCCCGGCGCGCTCGCCATCTACAGCAACTCCGCAG GGTTGAAGGAGTATGATCCGGATGGGGTGGATGCGAAGGTGATCGAGGCGGCCATCGAGGGGATTCATGTGATCAGGCATG ATATAAAGAAACCAGGTGGAACAGCTAAGGAAATAGAGAGTTACTTTGGTTGTTCAGCCTCAAATCTTGTGCTG GTTGGTGATCGTTACTTCACTGATGTGGTCTATGGAAACAGGAATGGCTTTCTTACAGTATTGACAGAACCGTTAAATTTCGCTAATGAATCTTACATTGTCAGAATG GTTAGGAAACTGGAGGCATACATCATCAGTTATTGGTACAAGAAGGGACACAAACCTATCAAGCACCCTTTGCTCCCTGATGCGAGAAGAATTGTAAAGTTTGATCCATATGACGACTCAAGTGGATCCAAGAGTATAGCATAG
- the LOC133922369 gene encoding uncharacterized protein LOC133922369, producing the protein MAAASGIAAVGVIGAGQMGSGIAQLSAAAGCAVLLLDSDPAALSRAVASISASLRRLAAKGQLSQATCEDSIKRIRCVSSVQELRDVDLVIEAIVESEDIKNKLFVELDKIMKPSAILASNTSSISITRLASATKRPSQVIGMHFFNPPPIMKLIEIIRGADTSEEVFAAVKTFSERIGKTVICSQDYPGFIVNRILMPMINEAFWALYTGVATKEDIDAGMKLGTNHPMGPLQLADFIGLDVCLSVLRVLHNGLGDNKYSPCPLLVQYVDAARLGKKRGLGVYSYGQKSSSVKPKSSL; encoded by the exons atggcggcggcgagcgggATCGCGGCGGTGGGCGTGATCGGCGCGGGGCAGATGGGCTCGGGCATCGCCcagctctccgccgccgccggctgcgccgtcctcctcctcgactcCGACCCCGCCGCCCTCTCCCGAGCCGTCGCCTCCATCTCCGCCTCGctccgccgcctcgccgccAAGGGTCAGCTCTCCCAG GCCACGTGCGAAGACTCGATCAAGCGGATAAGGTGCGTCTCCAGCGTTCAAGAGCTCAGGGACGTGGATCTTGTGATTGAAGCCATCGTCGAGTCCGAAGACATCAAGAATAAGCTGTTCGTGGAGCTGGATAAGATCATGAAGCCCTCCGCCATTCTTGCGTCGAATACTAGCTCCATCTCGATAACCCGCTTGGCTTCAGCTACCAAACGCCCCTCTCAG GTGATAGGCATGCACTTTTTTAACCCTCCTCCGATAATGAAGTTGATCGAGATTATTCGAGGAGCTGATACATCAGAAGAGGTTTTTGCTGCGGTTAAAACTTTTTCCGAAAG GATTGGGAAGACTGTCATATGTTCACAAGACTACCCTGGATTCATTGTGAACCGCATCCTCATGCCGATGATCAATGAGGCATTCTGGGCACTTTACACCGGAGTAGCAACCAAGGAGGACATTGATGCAGGGATGAAGCTGGGCACGAATCATCCAATGGGTCCTCTGCAGCTTGCCGACTTCATCGGTTTGGATGTCTGCCTTTCAGTACTTCGGGTACTTCACAACGGCCTGGGAGATAACAAGTACAGCCCTTGCCCTCTTCTTGTTCAGTATGTTGATGCTGCACGACTTGGAAAGAAGCGTGGACTAGGTGTATATTCATATGGGCAAAAGTCTTCCTCCGTCAAGCCAAAGTCATCTCTCTGA